gagaactgagagtttcgtgagggaggagagagagagacaatgtTACGGGTTATGGGGAGGGTTTTGaggtgtggggatcccacgtgtgCAACCCCAATcccaatttcataaattccaacataaaaatccaaacttAAGCCTAGTTTAAGTTCCTAAAACCAAATAACTTAGGAACTTTAAGTAAAACCAGttgttaaattttcgccccttagtcccgtttaaaggcattttcgtcttttcaagtcctcggaattaaaattccgggacgggctgtgacatttaagttgttgtagtttttaaatttaaataataaattatgtttcgccctatgaccctttgtcCCTCGAATGGAGACggtttttgtgacagggctaaaacaagTTTTATGGCCTTTTGGCCGTCGGTTGGAGATTGTAAGAAATACGAtcatgcactgttcattaaaatattaatttcttgaaagGCAAGAGGGCAAAAACGAGCCATATGGCCctcctttggttggagatgatcaTAAAGTGCTCGACTTCATCTTCCCACACTAATTGGACCTTAACTTTCCTTTGGGCTGATGTTCTTTTAGGTTTATGTTCCTTTAGGCCTGTCCAGGTCAGAAAATATATTGCGTTAACACTTGGAACATAGTGTTCATcattctttgaactcaattaaatacctcagaaattttttatttgactAATATATTGCATAGATGATTTATGAAAtgcattttaaaaaaataaacaatttggatcgttaaaattcaatatGATGTAAGCTCTACAACTAATCTTTATTTAAGAAAAATAGAGATTCCTTCTAAAAACTAGGTATGTGTATATGTGGTTAATTGTTTGCTGCTCTGACAGGCCACGTTCTTTGGGCGATAAAAATGCTTCACCCATTTTCTCACAACGTTCATGTTTTGCTTGCAATTAacttctttttcaactcttatCACATTATAGTTACGCctaaatattataatttagTATAATTCATCTTAATTTGTACAGAAATAGTGTCAAATTCAACTCCTCTATATGACATAGCCGATATAGCATTACATTATGAATCTATTATGTAAAGTAACGCAAATCACTGCATATCAGGTTAAAATATCATAAAAccaaatacataaataaataaagaaaaactaatgaaaataacttgaaaactttgagttttaaaaataatgacaaaataaagggtaaaatgaatagtaataggattgactttttaatataaaaatgtgattttcgttaaaatgaacaataccaaaagtttttcgttaaaatttctaATAAATAAAGATTCCACGacctaaaaatataaatcaataaAGATTCCTCTCACATTCATCGCTGTCCCATTaccaaataattatttaaataaaaacaaacaaacgcGGTACGTTTAACATTTTGAATAAATTTACCATACACCCTTAACTAAATATGTTTTGCACTTAATCATCCCAAGAGAAGTAAAAGCGGCTTTGACCCGAAGACGAAAAGGCGGCTGAATCTCGTAGCGCGGGCGGCAGTCATCCCAAGAGAAGTGAACGTGGCTATGACCCAAAGAAGAAGACGCGGCTGAATCTCCTAGCGCGGGCGCCAGTTGCTCTGCTGTGGTGGCGATGTCGTCCGTGGCGGTGGCGGTTAACAGCGGCGGGAGCCCGGGTAGTCGACGTGCCGTGAATTGGGCTGCGGAGAATCTCTTGCCCACGGCAGATCGCTTCGTTTTAGTCCACGTCATCCCCAAAATCAACTCAATCCCAACTCCATGTACGTATTTCCTATTTCTTTGATTCTTTCCCTGCAACTGAATCTCTGACCGTTGGCCCGCTCCGCTCTGTTTGGCTGCCGAGAAAATAATGGAAAACTTAATTCGtaggctgaaaaaaaaaaaaaaaaacttttctcGAGAATCAAACAGCAACTGAAGTATTTGGAGCAGCGAACGTAATTCTATTTTCCGATGATCAAACGTAGCTGAGCGTTAGGGTTTGCTCTGCGAgtcaagttttgattttttgtttgttttggtgttggtAACTGTGGTTCCGGCAGCAGGAGATCACATCCCGATCACAGAGCTGGATGCAAATTTGGTGGCAACGTATGTGAAGGACCAGAAACAAAAGTTTGAGGAAGTTTTTATTCCGTTTAAGAAGAAATGCAAAAATAATAAGAAGGTGAGCTTCTGTCTTTATCTTTGAAATTATTGCTGAAATAAACCTACAAAGTGTCATAAATTTAGTCAATcaaaaagcaaaaaataaaaaaggtcgGACCCAgggcacaaggctcccgctttacgcaaagtctggaagaggtgaatgtcggctagccttatccccatttatggagaggctgctcacaagtctcgaacccgagacctaccgctcatgggcgaaggcacttgccctACATCAATGCTCGTGTTTCGAATTGTAAACAAAGTAAAGACTTCAAATTTACAGTCTGAAAATATGATTGTGTGCCCTAACTCAGAACCCGTAACTTTGGTAGGTGGAAACATTGGTGTTAGAGGATGATGAACCTGCAAATGGGATTCTAAGGTTCATATCTGAATCGGGGATCGATTGTTTAGTGCTCGGCTCCTACTCTTCAAATTACGTTACCAGGTATGTATGGTGACAAAACTATTCAAATTTAATGTCACTGCATTCCTATTGAAAGTGTTGCGAATTTACTGTTGGGTAGTTTCTTTAGTTGAAATTACTCAGTTTGATACGTCGTGAATCGTGATAATGTATTATCTTTCACATTCTGTGAATCGAGGCGTTCTTGTCTTGATTTCCTTCTGTGTGAGCGTTTATGTGGTGAATGTGTTAGGAGGTCACGATTATGAATTTTGAAATTACCTCAAAtttaacccccccccccccccctacTTTATGAATCGATCTAATTGTCATTTCTTTTCTTGAGTATTAATTTTTCTCCAACTAATGTCTTCGATTAGAATGTTGCATTGTTTAATGATTTAAAGACTAAGTTTCTTGTGATAACTTGTTTAGGAAACTGAAAGGACAGGGTGTATCACCAATTGTGCTGAGAGGTGCTCCCGACACTTGTGAAGTTTATTCCATTTCCAAACATAGAGTCATCACAAAATCAGATATTCCTTCTTCTGCTTGTGGTATGTTACAACTTACAAGTGCTTTTTTTAGTTGATACGTATATGATGACTTTAACTGTTTCTTTTCTCAACTCAGAGACTAGATCTGCTGGCCAGATGTCTACTCTAAAAAACCGAAAGGGAAGTTCAAGTGATATCAATAAACAGATAAGTGGGGTTCATTCTTCCTATGTAGAAACCAGATCTCATGAAGCTTATGGAGCATCTTCAATGTCAGACCTTAGTTACCTAAGTTCTGAAGCATTCACGCGTATGAGAATTTCCTCAAATGTTAGTGTAGATCAGGAAAGAAATCATCAAAACTTGGGAGATAACCTGGATATTAGTTCTTTTAAGGATCGAAGTTCCTCGGGTTCTTCAATTACTGAGCTGGTGATTTTTGCTGAGCATTTTTACCAACTGCCTAGTTCTGCTTTTAGAATTTTACAGCTATATCTGTCATCCTTGGATGATGCTTGGTCGAATTTTGACTTTTGATTGGAACTATTATTGTGCAGTCACATGTGCAGATGCAGGTAGAACAGTTGCGTCTGGAATTGCAAAATACTATTGCCATGTACAAACAAGCTTGTGAAGAGCTGGTCCATGCCCAAAGTAAGGTAAGAGTTTGGTTATTATGAGGTGTTCCAAACTTCTGCAAACATGATAAAAGTCAAGCAATTGGAACTAAATATGAACTTGAACCGACCAAGGACAGAAGATTTTATTTAGTGACCTTCCgttttctctttgttgtttatattTTCAGGTGCAATTACTTTCTTCCGAATGCCTTGATGAAACAAGAAGAGTGAATGCTGCccttgaaagtgaagaaattttgAGAAAAATTGCTGCGGAAGAGAAAGCAAAGCATTTGGAGGCACTGAAGGAGATTGAGGAGGCCAAGGTTCTGCTTGCTAAAGAGGCTTATGAGAGGCAAATGGCTGAGCTGACTGCCATGAAAGAGTCCtcagagaaaaataaattagttgATGCACTCTTCTCAAGTGACAGGAGGTATAGGAGATACAGTAGGAATGAAATAGAGGTAGCAACGAGTTTCTTCTCAGAGGCTAATGTGATTGGTGAAGGAGGATATGGAAAAGTTTACAAATGCAGTCTTGATCGCACCCCGGTAGCTGTTAAGGTTCTTCGACCTGATGCAGTTGATAAGAAAGAGGAGTTTCTGAAAGAGGTATATATAAGCTTTACAGATAATTGAGTAATGTTTCTGAACCTATTTGATTGCATTGGTTTAGTGTCATTGATGCTTTCTCGTTGCTTTTAAACGTATCTTATGGCTCCTTTCTGATTCATACCATTCGACCCTGAGTCATAGAATTAGTTCCTATTTCTATGCCGATAATTTTTCTCATGCAGAGTGACCAACCTATTGCTGATGCTGAATATATCATGAGATCAAACCTTGTAGCTGCTTTCATAATGTATTTCTTATATTATGGTCCCTGCCTAATTTTGCAGGTTGAAATTCTTAGTCAGCTACACCATCCGAACATAGTTTTGCTGCTTGGTGCTTGTCCTGAGATTGGTTGCCTGGTCTATGAATACTTGGAAAATGGAAGTTTGGAAGATTATGTCTACTGCCAAAATGGAAAACCGCCACTCCCTTGGACTATTCGGTTTCGTATAGTTTTTGAAGTAGCTTGTGGGCTTGCATTCTTACACAACTCTAAGCTGGATCCTATTGTGCATCGAGATCTAAAGCCGGGAAACATCTTATTAGACAGAAACTACATGAGCAAAATAGGGGATGTTGGGCTGGCTAAACTCATTTCAAACGTCGTGCCTGACAACATCACTGAGTACAGAGAATCAATTCTCGCTGGTACATTCTTTTATATGGATCCAGAGTATCAAAGAACTGGCACTGTCCGGCCCAAATCAGATTTGTATGCATTTGGTGTCATAATCCTTCAAGTACTGACAGGTTGCTATCCAAATCGGCTTATATTTGTTACGGAGAATGCAATTGCAAATGGGTCATTTGCTGAAACCTTGGACAAGTCGGTTGCAGATTGGCCACTTGCAGAAGCAGAGGAGTTGGCTCGAGTTGCACTATGGTGTTCACAACTTAGATGCAGGGATAGACCAGATCTTGAAACTGAAGTTTTGCCGGTTCTCAAACGACTCGCTAATCTTGCAGATTCTAGCTTGAAGTTTGATAGAAACCATATCAATGCACCAAACCACTTCTTTTGTCCAATACTTCAGGTAAAGTATTTTGGTTAACACAAAAAAATGATAGGCAAAAACCgatttcagattttctttccgTTTGATTCACTTCATGCATCATATTGTGCATAATGCAGGAAATCATGGAGGATCCACACGTAGCTGCAGACGGTTTTACATATGAGTATCGAGCGATCAAAGCATGGATTAAGAAACACAAAGTGTCCCCGTTGACAAGGCTTAGACTAAAGAATTTTGAGTTGACTCCAAACCACACATTGCGTTCTGCCATACAGGAATGGAGGTCAGGTTTGACTTAACTATCTAAATAAGATTAGGCAAGGATCTTGCAGATGAAGTGATTAAAAGCGTTTATCTTGGCGCCCAAAATGTTAATTTTGAGCTCCGCACCCATACAAAATTTGTATATAAAATAATTGTATTAGGTGTTGGCTGGAGTCACTGAGTGTAATAGGACTGTTTCTGATTTATTCAGTTGTAATTAGATTCTGTATTGGACTAGAGAAGAATAAATATAACCGTAAATTGGTCCAAATTAGTTTCTCTGAAATCTGTTGATGTCGTCTCTCTTGGAATACCCGTCTATCGTCAAACCCCACGGGCGACGACACCCAAAACTGTCTTGGAAGTTGACGGACATCCGATGCCGTCCCTTCCAAGACCCCGACGGCCAGCAGCATCATTTATCTCCTCTTTGAAGTAGGAAAAAAGGGACAGAGAGTCTTCAGATCTCATTGTCTGAAGTTCAAGAACCAAGAAATCTTAACCAGTCAAATTGAATATGACGGCCTTTATTAACTCATTGCATTGACTTACTTTACACAAAACTAAGGGCATGGATCTCTCTATCTTGAACTGTTTGGATTTCTTAGTCCTTAGGCTTTGAACAGTGAAGTCCGGAGATGATCCAAATTAACAATTTATCATAATATGATGTAATGAAGCTCTTTACACCAGCAGCCCAAATAACAATGATCGTTTTATGTATAACCTGTACAACACTCTACTAATCTCAATTAGTGTGTCTAAACATAATGTAACCACGACGGGATTGATACATAAAGGTTAAGCCTGCAACTCTCAGCTATCAAACTTGAGTAAACTCCAGAGCATTTGCGTCCGGGTCTCGTGTAAAAATCGCAGGCCTCCCGGACTTGCTAGGCGTGTAGGTAATACCTGCAGCCAAAAACAGCCATGTAAGCCGTCCACATTCCTTTCATAGATCAAACATTCGTTCCAAATGTTATCGAAAATGAAATGAACTGCAGATGAGGAAAAGAAAAGCTTGCCAGCGtcgtcgaggattgctttgagcTTAGACACATCCCGGATTGCAATACAAGTATGGCGGTCACGACCTCCATGGGCTGGTCTTCCGGTTAAAGGGTCGGGATTTGGAAGTTCCATGAGATGAATCATCTCTGAACCAACCCATAACCAGGCACCTCTGAAGGGGAGCTTGTCATGTGGCCTGGCCTCATTTATTTCAAGACCTATTTTTTGATCCATCGACTTTGtcatgtacttttaaaatgcaAGTAAAAGATGAGAAATTTGATAACTTTACCTAAAAGGTTTTGGTAAAAGCTGAGAGATCTTTCGAGGTTTTCACACAACAATCCGACATGGTGGACACCAACAACTCCAAAATCTGCATCAGGATCAAAAGATGAACAAGTAAGAGAATCTAATCTAGGGTACCATGGTCAACATGCGTTTCTCCTCACATACAAATCACAGTTGACATGATACAAAAACTTTACTTTTCGTGATTCGAGCCATAGTCTACACCAAGTAAGTGGAGAGGGAGCACATTGCTCTAAACTAACTTTATTGTAGCTTGTAGCATATGTGTCAAATTGTGATTTGTAGGTACAAAAGAAAGACTCTTCCTTTCATGTAACGAGGTAAGCAATGTTCAAAACGAAAATGTCCTGAAGATTGACTTAAGTACGCAATTTAGAGTGTGTTGAACATTATCATTTTCATACAATTAAATTTCACTTTTGTTGGATACGATGTTTTATTCAAAACACCGTAAAATCATACAAAAAATAACTGAAAACAGTCGATCCAAAACCCAAACATGAAAACCATCCAATTAAACTTCATAAACCTTTAACACCCACAAAAAATTTATGTTTATTGCTATGATAGTTGACATGCatacaaaaaaatttctttcTGTGATTTGAGCCATAGTCTACACTAAAGTAAGTGGAGAGGGACAACACTGCTCTAAAGTTCTAAACTAACTTTGGAGTATTTTGTAGCATACGTGTCAAACTGCGATTTGTAGGTACGAAAGGGTCGTCCTTTCTCGTAACAAAGGAAGCAATGTTCAAAACGAAAATGTCCCAATGATTGACTTATGCATGCAATTTAGAGTGTGTTGAACAATATCATATCATACAATTATATTTCACTTTTCGTGGATACGATGTTTTATTCATAACACCGTAAGatcacacaaaaaaagaaaaactaatgaaaaggcttgaaaactttgagtttgaatgataaggacaaaataaagagtaaaatgaatagtaacaagattgactttttagtgtaaaaatgtgatttttcggtaaagtaaacagtaccagaagtttttcgttaaaatttcctaaaaaaaaaaaataacccaAATCCGAAACCCAAACGTGAAAACGATCCAATGAGTGACACCAAATTTCCAAGACCCAACTTAGAAAACAATTGGTGGAATTCAAATCAAAGTGACCACAGCATAAAAGGAGTTACCTTTTTGGTCCTGATCACCAACTGATTGCTTCTCCAGTACAATTTCTTCAACGGTGACCTGAGCTTTCGTCACAAAACACCGTCCCTGACGTCTGCAACTTCTCAGACAGGTCCGGTCAATTTTAGATGATAAGTTCGTAAGCACAGTGCTGACTCTGATCCCATCCTCCTGCAATAGATCAAATAAACGAAACCctaaataaaagaaattaaaataaaatcagaaaaatgaaaatggaTTAATGGGAAATGATAAAACTACCTTGAGTTGGAGACGAAGAGTGGGTGGTGGGATGAGAAGGGAAGCCATGGAAGAGCAGCTGCTCATCTGGGTTTTTGTCGATGACCTGTGTTCTTTGTGACCATTCCCTACAGCTCCTGGCTCGCTGTGTTTTgggggaaatttggaaaaagaatCAGAATTTAGACCCCACTATACTCGTAATGTtaaatttatgataattataacccaAAATTGATATAAAAGTACTAAAATACCCCTATAGGCTAAAACCTTCCTCATTTGCTGCTCTTAACCGTGAAAAAATGGACCTtcaggattaaaaaaaaatactacatttaacgaaaagctctcaatactattcattttaatgaaaaaataaagtttttcgttaaagttcaatCAGATAAATCATCTCTGAACCAACCCATAACCAGGCACCTTTGAAGGGGAGCTTGTCATGTGGTCTGGCCTCATTTATTTcaagaccttttttttttttggaactttaacgaaaagctcccggtactgtttattttaacaaaaatccatatttttacactaaaaagtcaatcctggtactattcactttactttttattttgtctttatcgttaaaactcaaaattttaaagtcattttcattaatttttctattttttatccatctattttgtCATGCACTTTTAAAATGTAAGTAAAAGATGAGGAATTTGATATATTTACCTAAAATGTTTTGGTAAAAGCTGAGAGATCTTTCAAGGTTTTCACACAACAATCCGACATGGTGGACACCAACAACTCCAAAATCTGCATCAGAATCAAAAGATGAACAATTAAGAGACTCTAATCTAGGGTAACATGGTCAACGTGCGTTTTTCTTCACATATAAATCACAGTTGACATACATACAACAGCTTTACTTTCCGTGATTCGAGCCGCAATCTACACTAAAGTAAGTGGAGAGATAGCACACTGCTCTAAACTAACTTTCCTGTAGTTTATAGCGTATGTGTCACATTGTGATTTGCAGATACAGAAGAAAAGCTCATCATTTTGTGTAACGAGGCAAGCAATGTTGAAAACGAAAATGTCCGGAAGGTTGAGTTAAGTACGCAATTTGGAGTGTGTTAACTATATCATATCATACAATTAAATTTCACTTTTGTTGGATACGATGTTTTGTTCAAAACACCATAAGATCATACAAAAAAATAACCCAAATCCGAAACCCAAACGTGAAAACGATCCAATGAGTGACGCCAAATTTCCAAGACCCAGCTTAGAAAACAATTAGTGGAAATCAAATAAAATGTGATCACAGAATAAAATGAGTTACCATTTTTGTCCCGAGCACCAACTGATTG
This is a stretch of genomic DNA from Malus domestica chromosome 02, GDT2T_hap1. It encodes these proteins:
- the LOC103426674 gene encoding U-box domain-containing protein 34 — its product is MSSVAVAVNSGGSPGSRRAVNWAAENLLPTADRFVLVHVIPKINSIPTPSGDHIPITELDANLVATYVKDQKQKFEEVFIPFKKKCKNNKKVETLVLEDDEPANGILRFISESGIDCLVLGSYSSNYVTRKLKGQGVSPIVLRGAPDTCEVYSISKHRVITKSDIPSSACETRSAGQMSTLKNRKGSSSDINKQISGVHSSYVETRSHEAYGASSMSDLSYLSSEAFTRMRISSNVSVDQERNHQNLGDNLDISSFKDRSSSGSSITELSHVQMQVEQLRLELQNTIAMYKQACEELVHAQSKVQLLSSECLDETRRVNAALESEEILRKIAAEEKAKHLEALKEIEEAKVLLAKEAYERQMAELTAMKESSEKNKLVDALFSSDRRYRRYSRNEIEVATSFFSEANVIGEGGYGKVYKCSLDRTPVAVKVLRPDAVDKKEEFLKEVEILSQLHHPNIVLLLGACPEIGCLVYEYLENGSLEDYVYCQNGKPPLPWTIRFRIVFEVACGLAFLHNSKLDPIVHRDLKPGNILLDRNYMSKIGDVGLAKLISNVVPDNITEYRESILAGTFFYMDPEYQRTGTVRPKSDLYAFGVIILQVLTGCYPNRLIFVTENAIANGSFAETLDKSVADWPLAEAEELARVALWCSQLRCRDRPDLETEVLPVLKRLANLADSSLKFDRNHINAPNHFFCPILQEIMEDPHVAADGFTYEYRAIKAWIKKHKVSPLTRLRLKNFELTPNHTLRSAIQEWRSGLT
- the LOC103426741 gene encoding uncharacterized protein; protein product: MSSCSSMASLLIPPPTLRLQLKEDGIRVSTVLTNLSSKIDRTCLRSCRRQGRCFVTKAQVTVEEIVLEKQSVGDQDQKDFGVVGVHHVGLLCENLERSLSFYQNLLGLEINEARPHDKLPFRGAWLWVGSEMIHLMELPNPDPLTGRPAHGGRDRHTCIAIRDVSKLKAILDDAGITYTPSKSGRPAIFTRDPDANALEFTQV